The DNA segment TGCGCTCCTACTTCTCCGATTGCTCTCTCGGCGATCACCTTCCCGGAGACAGTTATTTCGGTGGCAATCGAGCCGAAGACCAAGGCTGACCAGGAAAAGATGGGCATCGCGCTTAGCCGTTTGGCTGACGAAGATCCTACCTTCAAGGTCAAGACCGACGAAGATTCAGGCCAGACGATCATCAGCGGTATGGGTGAGTTGCACCTGGAAATTCTGGTCGACCGTATGAAGCGCGAGCACAAGGTCGAGGCCAATGTCGGCGAGCCCAAGGTTGCGTTCCGCGAGACGATTCGCAAGGAAGCGGAAGCCGAAGGCAAGTACATTCGTCAGACCGGTGGTTCGGGCAACTACGGACATTGCAAGATTCGCATCAAGCCGAACGAGCCGGGCAAAGGCTACGAATTCATCAACGACACTAAGGGTGGATCGATTCCGAAGGAATTTATCAAGCCGATCGACCAGGGTATTCGCGAAGCGCTGGACGGCGGAATTCTCGCCGGCTTCCCGGTGGTCGATGTGATGGTTTCGCTGTATGACGGCAGTTATCATGATGTCGACTCGAACGAAATGGCGTACAAGATTGCCGGTTCGATGGCATTCAAGGAAGCCGCTCGCAAGGCCAGTCCCGTGCTTCTGGAGCCAGTGATGGCTGTCGAAGTGACGGTGCCGGAAGAGTTTGTCGGAACGATCATCGGCGATATCAACTCTCGCCGTGGCCGCATCGAATCGCTCGAGCATGCTGCTGGTTCGCAGTTGGTCAAGGCAATTGTGCCGCTGAAGGAAATGTTTGGTTACGTGAACGATATTCGTTCTTCCACGCAGGGTCGCGCATCGTACTCGATGCAGTTTGCCCGCTACGAAGAAGCGCCGCGGATGATTGCGGATGAGATTATCGGTCGCGCACAGGGCAAATAAGTTTTGTAGCGAGTTCGTTTTGGAGCTGGAGCCGGATGGCCGGCGCTCCTCAAGGGCAACAGGCAATACAAGCGACGAAAAGGATCTGGGGACTTTATGGCGAAGGAAAAATTTGACCGTTCTAAGCCGCACGTAAACGTAGGGACGATTGGTCACATTGATCATGGCAAGACGACGTTGACGGCAGCGATCACGAAGGTGTTGTCGAAGCACAACCCGAAGAACACGTTCCGTTC comes from the Acidicapsa ligni genome and includes:
- a CDS encoding GTP-binding protein, whose amino-acid sequence is MAKEKFDRSKPHVNVGTIGHIDHGKTTLTAAITKVLSKHNPKNTFRS